Proteins found in one Alteromonas macleodii genomic segment:
- a CDS encoding cysteine hydrolase family protein, giving the protein MVKQALIVIDIQNDYFPEGKYPLHKPELAMQETLKAMAIAKEKSIPIIHIQHLVPVEAGEGLFFYEGSHGAEIHKEVIAAAPDAPIITKQHADCFENTNLEETLQSLGVDEILLAGMMTHNCVTHTALSPAAAKYSPKVIEPCTCTRDAIGHLLALDSMQVRGIDIVSIETAFA; this is encoded by the coding sequence GTGGTTAAACAAGCACTTATTGTTATAGATATTCAAAACGATTACTTTCCTGAAGGGAAGTATCCTTTACACAAACCAGAGCTTGCGATGCAAGAAACACTTAAAGCGATGGCTATTGCAAAGGAAAAGAGCATTCCAATTATTCACATACAGCACCTTGTGCCTGTTGAGGCCGGAGAAGGGTTGTTTTTCTATGAAGGATCTCACGGCGCTGAAATTCATAAAGAGGTGATAGCCGCAGCCCCGGATGCGCCAATCATCACAAAGCAACACGCCGATTGTTTTGAGAACACCAATTTAGAAGAAACCTTACAGTCATTGGGCGTGGATGAAATTCTTCTTGCAGGTATGATGACGCACAACTGCGTAACTCACACAGCATTGTCACCAGCGGCTGCCAAGTATTCCCCCAAAGTCATTGAACCTTGCACCTGTACGCGTGACGCCATTGGTCATCTATTGGCGCTGGATTCTATGCAAGTGCGTGGTATTGACATTGTATCGATAGAAACCGCATTCGCTTAG
- a CDS encoding short-chain fatty acid transporter has protein sequence MLNRASKPFVKLVERYLPDPYIFVLLLTLITLVFAVVIQDQSPLTTVQQWGDGFWGLLTFSMQMLLVLVTGFMLACTPLVKTLLESLARLAKSPGSAILMVTLVSLIASWINWGFGLVVGALFAKALARKVSVDYRLLVASAYSGFIVWHGGLAGSVPLTIATPGHFSEAQIGVIGTSETIFSGFNLLLLAIMFVVIPLVNRLMLPPKSESVIVDSTKLQDDALPSAENERPADKLENSKVLGLLVGFAGLAYLTNYFISGGGLNLNIVNTLFLFLAIVLHGTPRNVLHSLQQAVQGGSGIVIQFPFYAGIMAVMVQSGLAQTMSEWLISFASAESLPVWSFISAGIVNIFVPSGGGQWAVQAPVILPAAAELGAEINRVAMAVAWGDAWTNLIQPFWALPVLAIAGLKAKDIMGFCLVQLIVTGVIISLVLRFV, from the coding sequence ATGCTAAATCGTGCATCAAAACCCTTCGTAAAACTCGTCGAAAGATATCTTCCCGACCCTTATATTTTCGTTTTATTGTTAACGCTCATAACGCTTGTCTTTGCGGTGGTCATTCAAGACCAATCGCCACTTACCACAGTTCAACAGTGGGGCGACGGCTTCTGGGGGTTGCTAACCTTCTCAATGCAAATGCTCTTGGTATTGGTAACCGGGTTTATGCTGGCATGCACGCCGCTAGTCAAGACACTGCTAGAAAGTCTCGCCCGTCTAGCTAAAAGCCCAGGAAGCGCTATTCTAATGGTTACTTTAGTGTCGCTTATCGCAAGCTGGATAAACTGGGGCTTTGGTCTTGTTGTGGGCGCGTTGTTTGCTAAAGCCTTAGCAAGAAAAGTGTCGGTTGATTATCGGTTATTGGTGGCAAGCGCGTACTCAGGCTTTATTGTATGGCATGGCGGTCTAGCGGGCTCTGTACCGTTAACTATTGCAACACCGGGCCATTTTTCAGAGGCACAAATAGGCGTAATTGGTACCAGCGAGACTATTTTTAGCGGTTTCAACTTACTGTTGTTGGCGATTATGTTTGTAGTTATCCCCCTCGTGAATCGTTTAATGCTCCCTCCTAAATCTGAAAGCGTGATTGTGGATAGCACAAAGCTACAAGACGATGCTTTACCTTCAGCAGAAAACGAAAGACCCGCCGATAAACTTGAAAACAGCAAAGTTCTTGGTTTACTGGTCGGTTTCGCTGGGCTTGCTTATCTTACAAATTATTTTATTTCTGGCGGCGGGCTTAATCTCAATATCGTTAATACGCTATTTCTCTTTCTCGCTATTGTCCTTCACGGTACACCACGCAATGTACTGCACAGCCTGCAGCAAGCCGTTCAGGGCGGTAGTGGTATTGTTATACAGTTCCCATTTTATGCGGGGATCATGGCGGTAATGGTTCAATCAGGATTGGCCCAAACCATGTCAGAATGGCTGATTAGCTTTGCATCTGCAGAGTCGTTGCCCGTATGGAGTTTTATTAGTGCAGGCATTGTTAATATCTTTGTGCCGTCGGGTGGAGGGCAGTGGGCAGTGCAAGCCCCAGTAATCTTGCCTGCTGCCGCTGAACTTGGAGCCGAAATAAATAGAGTTGCCATGGCGGTAGCGTGGGGTGATGCGTGGACCAATTTGATTCAGCCATTTTGGGCGCTCCCCGTACTTGCCATAGCCGGCCTTAAAGCCAAAGACATTATGGGCTTTTGCTTGGTTCAGCTTATCGTAACCGGTGTCATTATTTCCTTGGTATTGCGGTTTGTGTGA
- a CDS encoding hybrid sensor histidine kinase/response regulator: protein MNEYAVELLTAEDGFVSSEIYSIVQDRQGFLWFGTAENGVMRYDGRNVKLFESNSEDDQSLSHNDAGNLMLDAEGNIWVGTWGGGVNQYDPTTGQYSRYLNVPDDANSLSSNRIQSLFQDNAGDIWLGSYDKGINRFLGNGRFQRVQKVPGDKNSLSHNRIWDIIDNDADSLWVATSYGINLLDKKTLNVKHFLPEPKNKTATGANEIRSLLRTSSHQLFVATQNGPFLFFPSSGVFLPQKTREGKALSQVNSMIEDHDGQIWFVTTEGLYRHTGEGNYVEKVDFGYENGLRIIFEDHTKTKWITSEVHGIFKFSPRGKIKQINSELLTAPSGIALDNVDKNGNKNGDVLIVTANADVFKWKVKEELLQKEYDSVFKELRGYKERGVIERPIIVPDQEGFLWVAQDDFVARVDRRTKAISRIEYPKTDSNYRQFREFRALELDNNGNVWIGTYKHGIYIYNKHSEEFRHLTIEDGLTHPEIHSLYKDASGNMWVGTGGGVNLWSAESESFAFFSGAKDLQGSLVDSIVEDIHQTNDGEIWVATQTGLYQYFAESKSFKHFSEKNGLPTTLIRAIADGDDGRLWLTTNKGVFLYNPNTQNVISYNSATDLAGKNFYSDSLIKAGKNTYFTSSQRGIEYFKYNREQIDAVSANIVLTGFNKMGESVELNKPLSYVTDIDLSYEDYFFSLDFALLDFSDPKRAHFAYKLEGYDEQWIDIGNHTSVSFTNLNGGDYRLLVKAMKPNGEWGDDTLSLNLHVAVAPWKSWWAYTIYGLFLLGILVLVVYLRTRLQQTEITKQKRFVQTLEQQVSEKTASLKAQANDLKQALERAEEATKLKSEFLANMSHEIRTPMNGVIGMLGLLKKSDLTAEQSQRVSIAKTSANSLLVLINDILDFSKIEAGKLELESLDFDLRELVESVALSVAHSAQEKNLELVVDVSEISETKIYSDPNRIQQILTNLLSNAVKFTEQGEIYIAAKLLPSDVENEAMLHLTVKDTGIGIPESKLPHLFDAFTQVDASTTRRFGGTGLGLSITKNLCHLLGGDISVASELGKGSCFNVICKVTGSKESTTLQPELIKENTRCLIVDNNALTRHTLQNQLGLWGVNALTASSLEEAATLYLADEISEQDPLSIDILFLEKVVDDHEQDNQLLNLKGIENLSFSRTILMTKLSDVDSYREFRGLPIDECLPKPITTTDLLRILENTVGKPGTQNDVHSRQLVMGTADFVEQHPDEDLAEQETGNRPLTIEAPRILLVEDNVINQLVATNVLESEGYEVEVANNGLEALDMLKNCKLEAQYIAIIMDCQMPQMDGFEATKCIREGAAGDIYKSTPIIAMTANAMQSDKDMCMAAGMDDFLTKPIDHQKVTSTLQKWLSKIN from the coding sequence ATGAATGAATATGCGGTTGAGCTTTTAACTGCTGAAGATGGCTTTGTTTCATCGGAAATCTATTCCATAGTGCAAGATCGCCAAGGATTCCTTTGGTTTGGCACAGCAGAAAATGGCGTAATGCGCTACGACGGTCGCAACGTCAAGCTCTTTGAGTCGAATAGCGAAGACGACCAAAGCCTTTCTCATAACGATGCCGGCAACTTAATGTTGGATGCCGAGGGCAATATTTGGGTGGGTACGTGGGGCGGTGGTGTTAACCAATACGACCCTACAACCGGTCAGTATTCGCGCTATTTAAATGTGCCTGATGATGCAAATTCTCTGTCATCAAACCGAATTCAGTCACTTTTTCAAGATAACGCAGGTGATATCTGGCTAGGCTCTTACGACAAAGGGATTAATCGTTTTTTAGGCAACGGGCGATTTCAGCGAGTTCAAAAAGTACCAGGAGATAAAAACAGTCTTTCCCATAATCGCATTTGGGACATTATTGATAACGATGCTGATAGCCTTTGGGTAGCAACCAGCTATGGGATAAATTTGCTCGATAAAAAGACGCTAAACGTCAAACATTTCTTGCCCGAACCAAAAAACAAAACGGCTACAGGCGCAAATGAAATACGCAGCTTACTCCGTACATCTTCGCATCAGCTATTCGTCGCTACGCAAAACGGGCCCTTCTTATTCTTTCCAAGTTCCGGAGTCTTTTTGCCTCAAAAGACACGAGAAGGTAAAGCACTAAGTCAAGTAAACTCAATGATTGAGGACCATGATGGTCAAATATGGTTCGTCACTACTGAGGGATTGTATCGACATACCGGAGAGGGGAACTATGTTGAAAAGGTCGACTTTGGTTATGAAAATGGCCTTCGCATAATTTTTGAAGACCATACTAAAACCAAGTGGATTACCAGTGAGGTTCATGGAATTTTTAAATTTTCTCCTCGCGGCAAAATTAAACAAATTAATAGTGAATTACTAACCGCACCAAGTGGTATCGCACTTGATAACGTCGATAAAAATGGCAATAAAAATGGCGATGTACTCATTGTTACGGCAAACGCCGACGTGTTCAAATGGAAAGTGAAAGAAGAGCTTTTGCAAAAAGAATACGACTCGGTATTTAAAGAGCTTAGAGGTTATAAAGAGCGTGGGGTTATAGAAAGACCCATTATAGTGCCGGACCAGGAAGGATTTCTGTGGGTTGCACAAGATGACTTTGTGGCCAGAGTTGACCGACGTACTAAAGCAATAAGCCGCATTGAATACCCTAAGACTGACAGCAATTATCGCCAGTTTCGTGAGTTCAGAGCACTTGAACTAGACAATAATGGCAACGTTTGGATTGGTACTTATAAGCACGGTATCTACATTTACAACAAGCATTCCGAGGAATTCAGACATCTCACAATCGAGGACGGTTTAACGCACCCAGAAATTCATAGTCTATATAAAGACGCCAGCGGCAATATGTGGGTTGGCACGGGCGGAGGTGTGAATTTATGGTCAGCTGAAAGTGAAAGTTTCGCGTTCTTTAGTGGCGCAAAGGATCTGCAGGGAAGTTTGGTCGATAGCATTGTGGAAGACATCCACCAAACCAATGATGGAGAAATATGGGTAGCGACGCAAACGGGGCTGTATCAGTATTTCGCCGAGTCTAAATCCTTCAAGCATTTCAGTGAAAAGAATGGGCTGCCCACCACCTTAATAAGAGCTATCGCCGATGGCGATGATGGCAGGCTGTGGCTTACCACCAATAAAGGTGTTTTTCTTTATAATCCTAACACACAAAATGTTATTAGCTACAACAGTGCCACAGATTTGGCAGGTAAAAACTTTTACTCAGATAGCTTAATTAAAGCGGGTAAGAATACCTATTTTACGAGTAGTCAGCGGGGGATAGAGTACTTCAAATATAACCGAGAACAAATTGACGCCGTTAGCGCAAACATAGTTCTTACAGGTTTTAACAAAATGGGAGAATCAGTAGAGCTTAATAAGCCACTGTCCTATGTTACTGATATCGACCTTTCTTATGAAGATTACTTTTTTTCATTAGATTTTGCGCTTTTGGATTTTTCAGACCCTAAGCGCGCCCACTTTGCGTACAAGTTAGAAGGGTACGATGAGCAGTGGATTGATATTGGAAATCATACTTCGGTGTCGTTTACCAATTTAAATGGGGGAGACTACAGATTACTCGTAAAAGCCATGAAACCAAATGGAGAGTGGGGTGATGATACCCTATCGTTGAATTTACATGTGGCAGTCGCACCGTGGAAAAGCTGGTGGGCATATACTATCTACGGCTTATTTTTGTTAGGCATACTTGTATTGGTGGTTTATCTGCGCACCCGTCTACAGCAAACCGAAATCACTAAACAAAAACGCTTCGTTCAAACACTAGAGCAACAGGTCTCTGAAAAAACTGCGTCGCTAAAAGCGCAGGCTAATGATTTAAAACAAGCGCTCGAACGTGCTGAAGAGGCCACGAAATTGAAGTCTGAATTTCTCGCCAATATGAGCCATGAAATTAGGACGCCAATGAACGGAGTTATTGGCATGCTTGGCCTGTTGAAAAAGAGTGACCTAACAGCAGAACAAAGCCAGCGCGTGAGTATTGCTAAAACCAGTGCTAACTCACTGCTTGTGCTTATCAATGACATCCTGGATTTTTCGAAGATAGAAGCGGGCAAGCTTGAATTAGAATCTTTGGATTTTGACCTAAGGGAGCTAGTGGAAAGTGTCGCGCTATCAGTAGCGCACTCAGCCCAAGAAAAAAACCTAGAATTAGTCGTTGATGTTTCTGAGATCAGCGAAACAAAGATATATTCAGATCCAAACCGGATTCAACAAATTCTGACTAATCTCTTGAGCAATGCCGTTAAATTCACTGAACAGGGTGAAATATACATTGCAGCAAAGTTGCTTCCAAGTGATGTTGAAAATGAAGCTATGCTGCACTTAACTGTAAAAGATACGGGAATAGGCATCCCGGAATCCAAACTTCCTCATTTGTTCGACGCCTTCACCCAAGTAGACGCGTCTACAACGAGGCGCTTCGGGGGCACAGGACTTGGTTTAAGTATTACAAAAAATTTGTGTCATTTATTGGGTGGTGACATAAGCGTTGCGTCAGAGCTTGGCAAAGGTAGCTGCTTCAACGTTATATGCAAAGTTACGGGCTCAAAGGAAAGCACGACACTGCAACCTGAACTTATTAAAGAAAACACCCGTTGCTTAATAGTGGATAACAATGCATTAACAAGGCATACCTTGCAAAATCAGCTTGGGCTGTGGGGTGTGAATGCGTTAACTGCATCGTCATTAGAAGAGGCTGCAACGCTTTACTTAGCTGACGAGATTAGTGAACAAGACCCTTTAAGTATTGATATTTTGTTTTTGGAAAAAGTCGTTGATGACCACGAGCAAGACAATCAATTACTGAATCTTAAGGGTATCGAAAACTTAAGTTTCAGTCGTACTATTCTTATGACGAAATTAAGCGATGTCGATAGCTATAGAGAGTTTAGAGGGCTGCCAATTGACGAATGTCTGCCCAAACCTATAACGACAACAGATTTACTGAGAATACTAGAAAATACGGTAGGTAAACCCGGCACACAAAACGATGTGCATTCACGGCAGTTGGTTATGGGTACTGCAGACTTTGTAGAGCAACATCCAGATGAAGACCTAGCAGAGCAAGAAACTGGAAACCGCCCCCTTACTATTGAAGCACCACGAATTTTGTTAGTTGAAGACAACGTGATAAATCAACTGGTCGCTACTAATGTGCTCGAAAGCGAAGGGTATGAGGTAGAAGTGGCGAACAACGGCTTAGAAGCGTTAGATATGTTGAAGAACTGCAAGCTTGAAGCTCAATACATCGCAATTATTATGGATTGCCAGATGCCACAAATGGATGGGTTTGAAGCAACGAAATGCATCCGTGAAGGAGCGGCAGGAGATATCTATAAAAGTACGCCTATTATTGCGATGACGGCCAATGCCATGCAGAGTGACAAAGATATGTGCATGGCAGCAGGTATGGACGACTTTCTAACAAAGCCTATCGATCACCAAAAAGTAACCTCAACCTTACAGAAGTGGCTTAGCAAAATTAACTAG
- a CDS encoding carboxymuconolactone decarboxylase family protein, with protein MATRCDDCIGFHAKALMHLGATREEIEEVYGMSVYMGGGPSFMYAADALRAFDEFSE; from the coding sequence ATTGCAACGCGATGTGATGACTGCATAGGTTTTCATGCTAAAGCTTTAATGCATTTAGGTGCTACCCGTGAAGAAATAGAAGAAGTGTATGGTATGTCGGTTTACATGGGCGGAGGCCCATCATTTATGTACGCTGCCGATGCTTTGCGCGCATTTGACGAATTTAGCGAATAA
- a CDS encoding M16 family metallopeptidase, protein MTVLKHLTQRLKVSVGVLAVSSTLISSAFAKNDINIDYEKFTTDNGLTVIVHEDRKAPVVAVAVWYKVGSKDEPEGKSGFAHLFEHLMFNGTENYDDEWFGPLQEAGATGLNGTTNFDRTNYFQTVPTPALDRILWMESDRMGHLLGAVTQEKLDEQRGVVQNEKRQGEDQPYGSVFTHIFEGLFPIGHPYHHTVIGSMEDLNSASLDDVKGWFNQYYGPNNVILVLSGDINAEEAKPLVNKYFADIEPGPALSKWEAWVPKRSANTREVIQDKVPQSRIYRLWVSPENTSSTATDLFIAASVMGDGKNSRLYKELVYDQQIATNASVFNYELQMASIFGVTVDVKDGVDVAKVEKEIDKVISEFLRKGPSKDEVKLVSTKQRASIIRGLEEVGGFGGKADTLASGEFIAGDPNYFKTELDELAKATPKDVKAAANKWLKEGWHQITVVPFIEHTASTESVDRSSGLPPINAETQLSFPEVTQTTLSNGVNVVFAKRSTVPLVNVAVQFDAGYAADAGGKLGLASFTTQMLDEGAGKYDALELAAELEQLGTNLNAGSNLDTTTVSMSMLTENMKPSLALLGDILKSPTFKEEEIERQRGLILSNIAQQKTRPVSIALTLLPPLIYGNDHAYGIPFTGTGAAQDVKEITRSDLVNFKNTWLRPDNATIFVVGDTTLDTIKPMLEKEFGRWKVKGNKGVKQITEASMPEQGQAIIIDRPGAQQSLILAAHLAPPTGADNNIAINAMNKTLGGAFTARVNMNLREDKSWSYGAYTFLQDARGQRPFMVYAPVQTDKTGPSLHELKKELNAYVGDKPPMANELERARLDEVRSLPGQFETANAVMYSLLSSKRFNREYNYPESLVEKYNGLSLDDLSSAAKEVLHPEKLTWIIIGDAEKIKADVEAAELGPVSVQSMNSL, encoded by the coding sequence ATGACTGTACTTAAGCATCTCACCCAGCGTTTGAAAGTGAGCGTAGGTGTGCTAGCAGTAAGCAGTACGCTGATAAGCTCAGCGTTTGCCAAGAACGATATTAATATTGATTACGAAAAATTTACTACTGATAACGGGTTAACCGTAATTGTTCACGAAGACCGCAAAGCTCCAGTAGTTGCTGTGGCTGTGTGGTATAAAGTGGGCTCAAAAGATGAGCCAGAGGGTAAATCTGGGTTTGCCCATCTATTTGAACATCTCATGTTCAACGGTACCGAAAACTATGATGATGAGTGGTTCGGGCCGCTTCAAGAAGCCGGGGCTACAGGCCTCAATGGTACCACAAATTTTGACCGTACTAACTATTTTCAAACCGTCCCAACACCTGCGCTAGACCGCATTTTGTGGATGGAGTCTGACCGTATGGGTCACCTGTTAGGTGCAGTAACACAAGAGAAATTAGACGAACAACGTGGCGTTGTACAAAATGAAAAGCGCCAAGGCGAAGACCAGCCTTATGGTAGCGTATTCACTCATATTTTTGAGGGCTTATTTCCCATTGGGCATCCCTATCATCATACGGTAATAGGCTCTATGGAAGACCTCAACTCAGCGTCGCTTGACGACGTTAAGGGTTGGTTTAATCAATATTATGGCCCCAATAACGTAATATTGGTGCTGAGCGGCGATATCAACGCAGAAGAAGCCAAACCTTTGGTTAATAAGTACTTCGCTGATATTGAACCGGGTCCAGCGCTGTCTAAATGGGAAGCATGGGTACCGAAGCGTAGCGCTAACACCCGAGAAGTGATTCAAGATAAAGTGCCACAGTCGCGCATTTATCGCCTTTGGGTTTCACCTGAAAACACATCTTCAACTGCAACCGATCTGTTCATCGCCGCAAGTGTCATGGGGGATGGCAAAAACTCACGTCTTTATAAAGAACTTGTTTACGATCAGCAAATTGCTACCAATGCGTCGGTATTTAATTACGAGCTACAAATGGCATCCATCTTTGGTGTTACGGTTGACGTAAAAGACGGCGTTGACGTAGCAAAAGTAGAAAAAGAGATTGATAAGGTCATTAGCGAATTCTTGCGTAAAGGCCCTAGCAAAGACGAAGTTAAGCTTGTGTCGACGAAACAACGCGCTTCAATCATTCGAGGACTCGAAGAAGTAGGGGGCTTTGGCGGGAAAGCTGACACCCTTGCTAGCGGGGAGTTTATTGCTGGAGACCCTAACTATTTTAAAACTGAATTAGACGAGCTAGCAAAAGCGACGCCCAAAGACGTTAAAGCGGCTGCGAATAAATGGTTAAAAGAAGGGTGGCACCAAATCACGGTTGTGCCGTTTATTGAACATACAGCATCCACTGAAAGCGTTGATCGCAGTTCAGGTTTGCCGCCAATTAATGCAGAGACACAGCTAAGCTTCCCTGAGGTTACGCAGACCACTTTATCTAACGGTGTGAATGTAGTGTTTGCGAAGCGCTCTACGGTGCCTTTAGTTAATGTGGCGGTGCAGTTTGATGCAGGTTATGCTGCTGATGCGGGCGGTAAACTTGGGCTTGCGAGTTTCACCACACAGATGCTTGATGAAGGGGCGGGTAAATACGATGCCTTGGAACTAGCTGCAGAGCTTGAGCAGTTGGGGACGAATCTAAATGCTGGCTCAAATTTAGACACTACAACAGTTAGCATGTCGATGTTGACAGAAAACATGAAGCCTTCTTTGGCGCTTTTGGGAGATATATTGAAATCGCCCACGTTTAAAGAAGAAGAGATTGAACGTCAACGTGGCCTTATATTAAGTAATATTGCACAGCAAAAAACGCGTCCTGTGAGCATTGCGCTGACTCTGCTACCGCCACTTATCTATGGTAATGATCATGCCTACGGTATTCCATTTACCGGTACAGGCGCTGCTCAAGACGTCAAAGAAATTACGCGAAGCGATTTAGTTAATTTCAAAAATACCTGGCTACGCCCTGATAACGCGACAATTTTTGTAGTGGGTGACACCACATTGGATACAATCAAGCCAATGCTGGAAAAAGAATTTGGCCGCTGGAAAGTCAAAGGCAATAAGGGCGTTAAACAAATTACCGAAGCGTCTATGCCAGAGCAAGGCCAAGCGATTATCATCGACCGTCCCGGTGCACAACAGTCTCTTATACTAGCTGCGCATTTAGCGCCACCAACAGGGGCCGACAATAATATAGCCATCAATGCTATGAATAAAACCCTAGGTGGTGCTTTTACGGCGCGTGTGAATATGAACCTACGTGAAGATAAAAGCTGGTCTTATGGTGCGTATACCTTCCTTCAAGATGCCAGAGGGCAGCGGCCGTTTATGGTTTATGCGCCAGTGCAAACCGATAAAACAGGGCCGTCTTTACATGAACTCAAAAAAGAGCTCAATGCATATGTAGGGGATAAGCCGCCGATGGCAAATGAATTGGAAAGAGCTCGATTGGATGAAGTTCGCTCGTTGCCTGGTCAATTTGAAACAGCCAATGCGGTAATGTATAGCCTCTTATCAAGTAAGAGATTCAATAGAGAATATAATTATCCAGAGTCTTTGGTTGAAAAGTACAATGGCTTATCTTTAGACGATTTAAGTAGTGCGGCGAAAGAAGTGCTGCATCCGGAAAAATTGACTTGGATAATCATTGGTGATGCAGAAAAAATCAAAGCGGATGTTGAAGCAGCGGAGCTTGGACCTGTTAGTGTTCAAAGTATGAATTCGCTGTAA
- a CDS encoding YfcL family protein, whose protein sequence is MLPPAAAPESVVKAIADIEASLDDVVNHGSDDELFIASYLQGHFAVEARQLEMEEGATVAMLNEKMLESLNKAFANNELESEDAQQVKALWARLVAM, encoded by the coding sequence GTGTTACCACCTGCTGCAGCACCAGAAAGTGTCGTTAAAGCTATTGCAGATATTGAGGCATCGCTTGATGACGTGGTAAATCATGGTAGCGATGATGAATTGTTTATTGCCAGCTACTTACAAGGCCATTTCGCGGTAGAGGCACGCCAACTAGAGATGGAAGAAGGCGCTACCGTTGCGATGCTTAATGAAAAAATGCTTGAAAGCCTTAATAAAGCTTTCGCTAACAACGAATTAGAAAGTGAAGATGCTCAACAAGTCAAAGCACTATGGGCACGGTTAGTCGCAATGTAA
- a CDS encoding ATP-NAD kinase family protein has product MSQVSTSQSVSDHKPTFKLGVIVNPFAGIGGALALKGSDGAEIREKALAMGAEKKANEKMAKALSILEALSGQFTVVTASGDMGETVCESLGIPCEVIYTADAAQTEGEDSEGAAKAMVHANVDLLLFAGGDGTARNICSVVGTQVPVLGVPAGCKIHSGVYCVSPSAAGQVVSQMIAGELVSEMDAEVRDIDENAFRDGKVIAKHYGEMRVPAELTYVQAVKMGGKEDEALVLDDIAAYLSEIMDDEPDTYFVMGSGSTVGAVMEFLGLDNTLLGVDVVKQGELIASDVTASELIELTQDKPTKVILTVIGGQGHILGRGNQQLSPVFIRQIGKQNMLVVATKQKLQALHGKPLRLDSSDAALDTELAGAFTVITGYKDKVLCQAV; this is encoded by the coding sequence ATGAGTCAAGTTAGCACTAGTCAATCAGTGTCTGATCACAAGCCTACATTCAAGCTAGGCGTTATAGTTAACCCCTTTGCGGGTATTGGCGGAGCGCTTGCGCTTAAAGGTAGCGATGGTGCTGAGATTCGTGAAAAAGCCCTCGCTATGGGAGCAGAGAAAAAAGCTAACGAAAAAATGGCTAAAGCGCTCAGTATTCTAGAAGCGTTGTCAGGTCAGTTCACAGTAGTTACAGCCTCAGGCGACATGGGGGAGACCGTATGTGAATCTTTAGGTATCCCTTGTGAAGTTATCTACACAGCCGATGCCGCGCAAACTGAAGGTGAAGACTCAGAAGGCGCGGCTAAAGCCATGGTACACGCTAATGTTGACTTGCTGCTGTTTGCGGGTGGTGACGGAACCGCGCGCAATATTTGTAGTGTAGTGGGAACCCAAGTGCCCGTACTAGGCGTGCCTGCAGGATGCAAAATTCACTCTGGCGTTTACTGTGTATCGCCGTCAGCGGCAGGGCAGGTAGTAAGCCAAATGATTGCTGGCGAGCTTGTAAGTGAAATGGACGCTGAAGTCCGAGATATTGACGAAAACGCCTTTCGCGACGGGAAAGTTATTGCCAAACACTATGGTGAAATGCGCGTACCCGCTGAACTCACTTACGTTCAAGCTGTAAAAATGGGCGGCAAAGAAGACGAGGCGTTGGTGCTTGATGATATTGCGGCGTATTTGAGCGAAATTATGGACGATGAGCCTGATACGTACTTTGTTATGGGCTCGGGCTCTACGGTAGGCGCTGTCATGGAGTTTCTTGGCTTAGACAATACCTTGTTAGGCGTTGATGTGGTGAAGCAAGGTGAGTTAATTGCAAGTGACGTTACTGCCAGTGAACTGATTGAGCTAACTCAAGATAAGCCCACGAAGGTCATTTTGACGGTTATCGGTGGTCAGGGCCACATCTTGGGGCGCGGAAATCAACAGTTAAGCCCGGTGTTTATTCGTCAGATTGGCAAGCAGAATATGCTTGTCGTTGCCACTAAACAAAAACTACAGGCGTTACACGGCAAACCGCTTCGTTTAGATTCAAGCGATGCTGCGCTCGATACTGAATTAGCAGGCGCCTTTACGGTTATTACAGGCTACAAAGACAAAGTACTTTGCCAAGCTGTTTAA